In a single window of the Deltaproteobacteria bacterium genome:
- a CDS encoding type I-E CRISPR-associated protein Cas7/Cse4/CasC: protein LARLIAEAVDGDDKTKERAERILDLCGFKAKLEKKEEDDDAVSERSKMLIYTTRQAIEEMAGFLKTAKQEPDADLAKKFAEIISTKVHVPDMALSGRMLEPAKPKKKKDGTKQIDVWKGYETTVEAALQVAHAISTHEARPEVDYYVAADDIPGDDAGAGYVDEAMFASACFYKFFSIDWRQLVKNLNGNEPLAAHTVGAFIRAAVCANPSGKQNSFAAHNPPDGLLVEFKKSPVSYANAFANPASRGSRDLVAQSIAQLAQYVRDIDAGFGAPDARYWFSPNRRFALEVNEDNASVAVPANNIGSLDQLIRDVVAQLGHDWDAVQQAVAVPRSE from the coding sequence AACTCGCGCGCCTGATCGCCGAGGCCGTGGACGGCGACGATAAGACGAAGGAGCGTGCCGAGAGGATTCTCGACCTCTGTGGCTTCAAGGCAAAACTGGAAAAGAAAGAAGAGGACGACGACGCTGTCAGCGAACGCAGCAAGATGCTGATCTACACGACAAGACAGGCGATCGAAGAAATGGCGGGGTTTCTCAAGACCGCCAAACAAGAACCCGACGCCGACCTCGCCAAAAAGTTTGCGGAAATCATTAGTACGAAAGTCCACGTGCCGGACATGGCCTTGTCGGGACGCATGTTGGAGCCCGCTAAACCCAAAAAGAAAAAAGATGGCACGAAGCAGATCGACGTTTGGAAGGGATATGAGACGACGGTCGAGGCCGCTCTTCAGGTCGCACATGCCATCTCGACGCACGAGGCGCGGCCCGAGGTCGACTACTACGTCGCCGCCGACGACATCCCCGGAGACGACGCCGGTGCGGGTTACGTGGACGAAGCGATGTTCGCCTCGGCCTGTTTCTACAAGTTCTTCTCGATCGACTGGCGCCAACTCGTGAAAAATCTGAACGGCAACGAGCCGCTTGCCGCCCACACCGTCGGCGCGTTCATCCGTGCTGCCGTGTGCGCGAATCCCTCCGGAAAGCAGAACAGCTTCGCCGCCCACAATCCCCCCGACGGCCTGCTCGTCGAGTTCAAGAAATCTCCCGTCAGCTACGCCAACGCCTTCGCGAATCCTGCGTCGCGCGGATCGCGCGATCTCGTCGCGCAGAGCATAGCCCAACTGGCGCAGTACGTCCGCGACATCGACGCCGGTTTCGGCGCGCCCGACGCGCGCTATTGGTTCTCTCCCAACCGTCGCTTCGCGCTCGAAGTGAACGAGGACAACGCGAGTGTTGCGGTCCCCGCGAACAATATCGGGTCGCTCGATCAACTGATTCGCGACGTGGTCGCGCAGCTCGGCCACGACTGGGACGCCGTGCAGCAGGCCGTCGCGGTGCCCCGGTCCGAATAA
- the cas5e gene encoding type I-E CRISPR-associated protein Cas5/CasD — protein MQAWGDHESKFFVRRTAGAPTKSGVIGLLCAAMGLDRASVSRDWLSRLADLEMGVRVDRPGVRWWDYHTVGAGMYLRVAESEGKTRPKPETMLTRREYLCDASFLVALRGESKLIGRLDDALLHPVWTIYLGRKSCPPGRPVRASDPGTFDDLESALCSVPWQRRCRGDEVPHRVDALLDWRPTPDEPLAPDDAQVWYDVPLTFDPPAHQPRFVVGRSWTIGKDGEVALHGDPAQHDAKAPPRPRANYKNTEYRKARLARLEADKGLCVFCKSPATTVQHITYRRAGGNESHDDLRALCRLCHDAVTMIEYGEGMGIDRINPEDAAWRDRIIRTRDDIIRFRSLETRRRRLSAEEVE, from the coding sequence ATGCAGGCGTGGGGCGATCACGAGTCGAAATTCTTCGTGCGACGCACGGCCGGCGCGCCGACCAAGTCCGGCGTCATCGGCCTGCTGTGCGCCGCTATGGGACTCGACCGCGCGAGCGTATCGCGCGATTGGCTCTCCCGCCTCGCCGATCTCGAGATGGGTGTACGCGTCGACCGGCCGGGGGTGCGGTGGTGGGACTACCACACTGTGGGTGCCGGAATGTACTTGCGCGTCGCCGAGAGTGAAGGGAAAACCAGACCCAAGCCCGAAACGATGCTCACCCGCCGCGAATACCTGTGCGACGCGTCGTTTCTCGTTGCGCTGCGCGGCGAATCCAAGTTGATCGGTCGCCTAGACGACGCGCTCCTGCATCCCGTATGGACGATCTACCTCGGGCGCAAGTCTTGTCCGCCGGGTCGCCCCGTGCGCGCGTCCGACCCCGGGACGTTCGACGATCTCGAATCGGCGCTGTGCTCCGTGCCGTGGCAGCGAAGGTGTCGCGGCGACGAAGTCCCCCATCGTGTGGATGCATTGCTCGACTGGCGCCCGACGCCCGACGAGCCACTTGCCCCCGACGACGCGCAGGTCTGGTACGACGTGCCGCTCACGTTCGATCCTCCCGCCCATCAACCCCGCTTCGTCGTCGGTCGGTCGTGGACGATTGGAAAAGACGGAGAGGTCGCCCTGCACGGTGATCCGGCGCAACACGACGCGAAAGCGCCGCCGCGCCCGCGCGCGAACTACAAAAACACCGAGTATCGCAAGGCCCGGCTCGCGCGCCTCGAAGCCGACAAGGGCTTGTGCGTGTTCTGCAAATCCCCCGCGACCACCGTGCAGCACATCACCTATCGGCGTGCGGGCGGAAACGAGTCCCACGACGATCTCCGTGCGCTGTGCCGCCTGTGCCACGACGCGGTGACGATGATCGAGTACGGCGAGGGGATGGGTATCGACCGAATCAACCCCGAGGACGCGGCGTGGCGCGACCGCATCATTCGAACGCGGGATGACATCATCCGGTTCCGCTCCCTCGAAACGCGCCGTCGGCGTTTGAGCGCCGAGGAGGTGGAGTGA